The Candidatus Phaeomarinobacter ectocarpi genome includes a region encoding these proteins:
- a CDS encoding L,D-transpeptidase family protein has translation MDIDVWQHGPQAHGGRLRIGDTVMRCALGRNGVTSPGREGDGASPAGTFALRHVLYRGDRGYRPSTALQARPIGPRDGWCDESADPAYNRPVRLPYSSSAEKLARRDRLYDVVVVLGHNDAPVVPGLGSAIFMHVARPDFGPTLGCVALDPDDLSYVLRRVTPRSSITIHPYPFGQSV, from the coding sequence ATGGATATTGATGTTTGGCAGCATGGCCCACAGGCACATGGCGGCAGGTTGCGCATTGGCGACACGGTCATGCGCTGCGCCCTTGGCAGGAACGGTGTCACGTCCCCGGGGCGCGAAGGCGACGGCGCATCACCGGCAGGGACCTTCGCGCTGCGGCACGTTCTCTACAGGGGCGACCGGGGATACAGGCCATCGACGGCCCTGCAGGCCAGACCCATTGGACCGCGCGACGGGTGGTGCGATGAGAGTGCTGACCCGGCCTACAATCGGCCGGTCCGCCTGCCCTATTCGTCAAGCGCCGAAAAACTGGCAAGGCGCGACCGGCTCTATGATGTGGTTGTCGTGCTTGGACACAATGATGCCCCTGTTGTGCCAGGCCTTGGGAGCGCGATCTTCATGCATGTGGCACGACCAGACTTTGGGCCGACGCTGGGATGTGTGGCGCTTGATCCTGATGACCTGAGTTATGTGCTGCGTCGTGTGACACCCAGAAGCAGCATCACCATTCACCCATATCCGTTTGGGCAGTCGGTTTAG
- the xth gene encoding exodeoxyribonuclease III, with amino-acid sequence MSLKIATWNINSVRLRIESVVRLLDHHKPDVLCLQETKCPDDLFPEKAIKAAGYEYIEKSGQKGYHGVAIVARVPLEKASIKRFCGKEDCRHIQATAKGVEIHNFYVPAGGDEPDPEINEKFAHKIQFLEEMASWFKNAKQKTTAKRVVVGDLNVAPLEHDVWSHKQLLKVVSHTPQEVELFDKVLASHKWIDVPRLFTPEEEKLFSWWSYRSKDWQASNRGRRLDHIWASPAMDGMAKSVTTFTDARSWEKPSDHAPVIAEFKL; translated from the coding sequence GTGTCCCTGAAAATCGCCACCTGGAACATCAATTCCGTCCGCCTACGGATTGAGTCCGTCGTCCGTCTGCTGGATCACCACAAGCCGGATGTCTTGTGCCTGCAGGAAACCAAGTGCCCGGACGACCTGTTTCCTGAAAAAGCCATCAAGGCGGCAGGATATGAGTACATCGAGAAGAGCGGCCAGAAGGGCTATCACGGCGTGGCCATCGTCGCGCGTGTGCCGCTTGAAAAGGCATCCATCAAACGGTTCTGCGGCAAGGAAGATTGCCGCCACATTCAGGCGACCGCAAAGGGTGTGGAGATCCACAACTTCTATGTGCCTGCCGGCGGTGACGAACCGGACCCTGAGATCAATGAGAAGTTTGCCCACAAGATTCAGTTTCTCGAAGAGATGGCCAGCTGGTTCAAGAACGCCAAGCAGAAGACAACAGCCAAACGCGTTGTTGTCGGCGACCTCAACGTGGCCCCGCTTGAGCACGATGTGTGGTCGCACAAGCAGTTGCTCAAAGTCGTGAGCCACACCCCGCAGGAAGTCGAGCTGTTTGACAAGGTACTGGCGTCCCACAAGTGGATTGACGTGCCGCGCCTCTTTACGCCTGAAGAAGAAAAACTGTTCTCCTGGTGGAGCTACCGCTCAAAGGACTGGCAGGCATCCAATCGCGGACGGCGGCTGGACCACATCTGGGCAAGCCCTGCCATGGACGGCATGGCTAAATCTGTCACCACATTCACCGACGCGCGCAGCTGGGAAAAACCCTCTGACCACGCGCCGGTGATTGCAGAGTTCAAGCTTTAG
- a CDS encoding Crp/Fnr family transcriptional regulator, which translates to MTDDTPKPRPASDSIYPALPLEELVSALARSSLFRDVEPAQLRLLAFSAEVKDVPAGTVLQDADVRGAPAYLVSGGRLLVGDDVAGPGALINAQGAMAETVLAVRLTAKTNTRLLVIDRPLVARLIGEYPTMGRAMMRSLGMDLRGLARGIRAQAREATREPARDPVRGA; encoded by the coding sequence ATGACAGATGACACCCCCAAGCCGCGCCCGGCGTCAGATAGCATATATCCGGCCCTACCGCTTGAAGAGCTGGTTTCTGCTCTTGCGCGCTCATCGCTGTTTCGGGATGTAGAGCCCGCGCAGTTGCGGTTGCTGGCTTTCTCCGCAGAAGTAAAAGACGTACCCGCCGGCACCGTCCTGCAGGATGCTGATGTGCGCGGTGCGCCGGCGTATCTGGTGAGCGGGGGGCGGCTGCTTGTGGGGGATGACGTTGCGGGACCCGGTGCCCTCATCAATGCACAAGGCGCAATGGCGGAGACGGTGCTCGCCGTCCGCCTGACGGCAAAAACAAACACGCGGCTGCTGGTAATTGATCGGCCACTCGTTGCCCGGCTCATCGGTGAGTACCCGACCATGGGACGCGCCATGATGCGCTCCTTGGGCATGGACTTGCGCGGACTGGCGCGCGGCATCCGCGCACAGGCACGTGAAGCAACGCGTGAACCAGCTCGCGATCCGGTACGCGGCGCCTGA
- a CDS encoding enoyl-CoA hydratase/isomerase family protein → MSDNLVNVEKRGDVAVVTFDRGGSLNAFNQALIIELTKVARRFHDDLETRAVVLTGRADAFSAGIDLKERSTRDDDASSDLELREVYYRGVKLCQAWEDMPQITVAAIEGMAVGAGVALPLALDWRVMSRDAFLYVPEVKIGINLQWGALPRLVSMVGPARAKRICILCERMSPEHALDWGLVDELADAGSAVEVATNLATQAASMPPVATRMVKEAVNAMSGALHKVSAYADADQSALSSASRDAKAASASFVKSGAS, encoded by the coding sequence ATGTCGGACAATCTGGTGAACGTCGAAAAACGGGGTGATGTTGCGGTGGTCACGTTTGACCGTGGCGGCAGTCTCAACGCATTCAATCAGGCGCTGATTATCGAACTGACCAAAGTTGCGCGCAGGTTTCATGATGATCTTGAAACCCGCGCGGTGGTTCTCACCGGACGAGCGGATGCATTCTCCGCTGGCATTGACCTCAAGGAACGGTCTACCCGTGATGATGACGCGTCCAGCGACCTTGAACTGCGAGAGGTTTATTATCGCGGCGTGAAGCTGTGCCAGGCATGGGAAGACATGCCGCAGATCACGGTGGCCGCCATTGAAGGCATGGCGGTGGGCGCCGGCGTGGCATTGCCGCTGGCTCTCGATTGGCGCGTCATGTCGCGAGACGCCTTCCTCTATGTCCCTGAAGTGAAAATCGGCATCAACCTGCAATGGGGTGCGCTGCCACGGCTGGTATCCATGGTTGGGCCTGCGCGGGCCAAGCGCATCTGCATTCTGTGTGAGCGCATGTCGCCGGAACACGCCCTGGACTGGGGGCTGGTTGATGAGCTGGCGGACGCAGGCAGTGCCGTTGAGGTGGCGACCAACCTTGCGACGCAGGCCGCGTCCATGCCGCCGGTTGCCACGCGCATGGTGAAGGAAGCCGTCAACGCCATGTCCGGCGCATTGCACAAGGTGAGCGCCTATGCGGACGCGGACCAAAGCGCCCTGAGCAGTGCCAGTCGTGATGCCAAAGCGGCGTCAGCCAGCTTCGTCAAAAGTGGTGCTTCCTAA
- a CDS encoding thiamine phosphate synthase, whose protein sequence is MGADHKAALHTIARLADLQFAPRRQDQWPNLIVMTDRAVQGDAWHLADTVPAGTIICLRDYDLKNRAHYTARLAAACRHHNVRLVVGGDVPLALRVGAWGVHIPEGLWRQSIQDVARARNHGLRISTAVHSRQAARSVVIAGRALCDVALVSPVFATQSHPKHPVLGPLGLAGVLEALPTPAYALGGVRPGTIGRLTGLPLCGVAGIRFT, encoded by the coding sequence ATGGGAGCTGACCATAAGGCCGCGCTGCATACCATCGCAAGGCTTGCGGACCTGCAGTTTGCCCCTCGGCGGCAGGACCAGTGGCCAAACCTGATCGTCATGACCGACCGTGCGGTGCAGGGAGACGCCTGGCATCTGGCAGACACTGTTCCCGCAGGAACCATCATCTGCCTGCGCGACTATGACCTGAAAAACCGCGCGCACTACACAGCAAGGCTGGCGGCCGCCTGTCGTCATCACAACGTGCGTCTTGTGGTGGGTGGAGACGTCCCGCTTGCTTTGAGGGTTGGCGCCTGGGGAGTGCACATACCCGAAGGTTTGTGGAGACAGAGCATTCAGGACGTGGCGCGGGCGCGAAATCATGGTCTCCGAATTTCAACCGCTGTCCATAGTCGACAGGCGGCAAGGTCTGTTGTCATCGCGGGGAGAGCCCTGTGCGACGTGGCGCTGGTGTCGCCGGTCTTTGCGACACAAAGCCATCCTAAGCATCCGGTTCTTGGACCGCTGGGCCTCGCCGGCGTTCTCGAGGCGCTGCCAACGCCCGCTTACGCTCTGGGCGGCGTGAGGCCAGGGACGATAGGCCGTTTGACGGGTCTGCCCCTATGCGGCGTTGCGGGCATTCGCTTTACCTGA
- a CDS encoding porin, with the protein MKKLLGTTALVAAAFATAPAMAADKINIKVGGYFVGSIAAVFDNDAGEGTTRAAAPAPIGLLQGQDQRTIRFGREAEIHFKGSTTLDNGVEVGVKFELESGERGASDTVDEAYLWVSGAFGEFQFGAQDGVGDQMPIVAPSPFLETFANDTDLDPLGAGDNRGAGLFSNTTAAVGAGGAGALVQSGNDGIINTVVDFSGDSDKIIYFTPRLAGFQIGLSFTPELEELSGDESFGDSFSGNNTIENIFEAGITWEYAFNGVDLGASFVYLTADGGVVNTNVNGTPQVIGNSAPDLEDWAAGASVGFAGFTIGGAYAVKETDASQFGVGTAQPRVLEDYKAWDVGVTYGTGPWTFGVEYAEANRDASINPGAVARNFDEVDLSAIVTGVAYSLGGGANVTLGYKYAEDEAVNREGSALFTEFGVKF; encoded by the coding sequence ATGAAGAAGCTTCTTGGAACTACTGCCCTGGTGGCCGCCGCTTTTGCGACCGCGCCTGCCATGGCTGCTGATAAGATCAACATTAAGGTCGGCGGTTATTTCGTCGGCTCAATCGCGGCTGTTTTCGACAATGATGCAGGCGAGGGTACAACCCGCGCTGCTGCACCTGCGCCGATCGGCCTTCTTCAGGGTCAGGACCAGCGGACTATCCGTTTCGGTCGTGAAGCTGAAATCCACTTCAAGGGTTCAACAACTCTCGACAACGGCGTTGAAGTCGGCGTCAAGTTTGAGCTTGAATCCGGTGAGCGTGGCGCATCCGACACTGTTGACGAAGCCTACCTCTGGGTAAGCGGCGCCTTCGGTGAATTCCAGTTCGGTGCACAGGACGGCGTTGGCGATCAGATGCCAATCGTTGCTCCGTCTCCTTTCCTGGAAACGTTTGCTAACGACACTGACCTCGACCCACTGGGTGCCGGCGACAACCGTGGCGCAGGCCTGTTCTCCAACACAACAGCGGCTGTTGGCGCTGGTGGTGCTGGTGCACTGGTTCAGTCCGGTAACGATGGCATCATCAACACTGTGGTCGACTTCTCTGGCGACAGCGACAAGATCATCTACTTCACGCCACGTCTTGCTGGCTTCCAGATTGGTCTTTCGTTCACACCAGAACTTGAAGAGCTTTCAGGTGACGAGTCATTCGGTGACTCATTCTCGGGCAACAACACGATCGAGAACATCTTCGAAGCTGGTATCACCTGGGAATACGCATTCAACGGCGTAGACCTTGGCGCATCCTTCGTTTACCTGACAGCTGACGGTGGCGTTGTTAACACCAACGTTAACGGCACACCTCAGGTCATCGGCAACAGCGCACCTGATCTTGAAGACTGGGCAGCTGGCGCAAGCGTTGGCTTCGCTGGCTTCACAATTGGTGGCGCATACGCCGTCAAGGAAACAGACGCTTCACAGTTCGGTGTTGGTACGGCTCAGCCTCGTGTTCTTGAAGATTACAAGGCATGGGACGTTGGCGTAACATACGGCACAGGTCCTTGGACTTTCGGTGTTGAATACGCTGAAGCTAACCGTGACGCATCAATCAACCCGGGTGCAGTAGCTCGCAACTTCGACGAAGTTGACCTGTCTGCAATCGTGACTGGTGTTGCTTACTCACTGGGCGGTGGCGCTAACGTCACTCTCGGTTACAAGTACGCTGAAGACGAAGCTGTGAACCGCGAAGGTTCTGCTCTCTTCACCGAATTCGGCGTGAAGTTCTAA
- a CDS encoding YggS family pyridoxal phosphate-dependent enzyme, protein MSTPPDPSPHGPLEAIRTRIKSVAADAGRASDAVTLVAVSKTFPAEAIVPVLEAGQRVFGENRVQEAQEKWPTLRETFPDAHVHLIGPLQTNKAKDAVALFDAIHSVDRVKLARVLAREIKAQGRDPDLYLQINTGEEPQKSGASPADADGFIAACREEHCLRIAGLMCIPPADEDPAPHFDLLAEIARRNGIDGLSMGMSADYDVAIAHGATHVRVGSAIFGKRTPHP, encoded by the coding sequence ATGAGCACACCTCCAGACCCCAGCCCCCATGGCCCACTTGAAGCCATCCGTACCCGGATTAAATCCGTCGCGGCTGATGCGGGACGCGCGTCCGATGCCGTTACGCTTGTCGCCGTCAGCAAGACCTTTCCAGCCGAGGCGATCGTTCCTGTCCTTGAGGCGGGCCAGCGGGTGTTTGGTGAAAACAGAGTTCAGGAAGCGCAGGAGAAGTGGCCGACGCTGCGGGAAACTTTTCCTGATGCCCATGTGCATCTGATTGGTCCCCTGCAAACCAACAAGGCCAAGGATGCGGTGGCCTTGTTCGACGCCATTCATTCCGTGGACCGGGTCAAGCTTGCGCGGGTGCTTGCGCGTGAAATCAAGGCGCAGGGGCGGGATCCGGATCTGTATCTGCAGATCAATACCGGCGAAGAGCCGCAAAAGTCCGGCGCATCGCCTGCTGACGCTGACGGGTTCATTGCGGCCTGCCGTGAGGAGCATTGCCTGCGCATTGCCGGTTTGATGTGTATCCCGCCGGCTGACGAAGACCCGGCACCGCATTTTGATCTCCTGGCCGAGATCGCCAGGCGCAATGGCATTGACGGTTTGAGCATGGGCATGAGCGCGGACTACGACGTTGCCATTGCGCATGGCGCGACGCATGTCCGGGTTGGCAGCGCCATTTTCGGCAAGCGGACACCGCATCCCTAA
- a CDS encoding DUF3576 domain-containing protein, with the protein MNYLKIFAVSIAIAFGLSACGTGIETENRFPTEKPGGKSDPFGRAGNEPGVFGEGGLFGLGGGGSSDDGNANGIGVNSFLWRASLDTTSFMPLSSADPFGGVIITDWFTAPEAPSERFKMTIYILDTSLRADGVKVSVFKQAQAPDGAGWVDAAVTPGTAAQLENAILIRARQLRIDTLAAEE; encoded by the coding sequence TTGAATTACCTCAAGATTTTCGCTGTCTCTATTGCCATCGCATTCGGCCTTAGTGCGTGCGGCACCGGTATTGAGACTGAGAACCGCTTCCCCACGGAGAAGCCCGGCGGCAAAAGTGACCCCTTTGGCAGGGCCGGCAATGAGCCCGGCGTTTTTGGTGAAGGCGGGCTGTTTGGCCTGGGCGGCGGCGGCAGCAGCGATGACGGCAATGCAAACGGCATTGGCGTCAACAGCTTCCTGTGGCGCGCGTCCCTCGACACAACTTCCTTTATGCCGCTTTCTTCAGCTGACCCGTTCGGTGGTGTCATCATCACCGACTGGTTCACAGCACCAGAAGCACCTTCCGAGCGCTTCAAGATGACAATCTACATTCTCGACACCAGCCTGCGCGCTGATGGTGTGAAAGTATCGGTCTTCAAGCAGGCCCAGGCGCCTGACGGGGCTGGTTGGGTCGATGCAGCAGTGACGCCGGGCACGGCCGCACAGCTTGAGAATGCAATTCTCATCCGTGCCCGCCAGTTGCGCATTGATACGCTAGCGGCGGAAGAGTAA
- a CDS encoding PaaI family thioesterase: MASARETEDWPPNIKAIFKRKSPASAYLGLEVIDCDVDAGTVELAFDATDNLCNLWGGIHGGMVAAMMDDILAIAVGLKLEWGQISPTLEMKVSMLSVAKPGRLTGRGRVLRRGKSVVFVEGELLDADGTLLAKGSSTCTLVTLKKREDKPADK, from the coding sequence ATGGCAAGTGCCCGTGAAACAGAAGACTGGCCGCCAAACATCAAAGCCATCTTCAAACGCAAATCCCCGGCAAGTGCCTATCTTGGTCTTGAGGTGATTGATTGCGATGTGGATGCGGGCACCGTTGAGCTGGCGTTTGATGCAACCGACAACCTCTGCAATCTGTGGGGCGGCATTCACGGCGGCATGGTTGCAGCCATGATGGATGACATTCTGGCGATTGCTGTTGGGTTGAAACTCGAATGGGGACAGATTTCTCCAACGCTGGAAATGAAAGTCTCCATGCTGTCCGTCGCCAAACCGGGCCGGTTGACGGGCCGTGGCCGCGTCCTGCGGCGCGGCAAGTCTGTCGTGTTTGTTGAAGGTGAGTTGCTGGATGCGGACGGCACTTTGCTTGCCAAGGGATCAAGCACCTGCACGCTTGTGACCCTCAAGAAGCGCGAAGACAAACCGGCGGACAAATAG
- a CDS encoding acyl-CoA thioesterase — protein MTAPAWDHENPYVASFKVQDADIDAFGHVNNAVYVRWINDGAWEHSKSLGLDFEKYRELDSGVIVVRHEIDYKSSAMPGETALVATWISANDGRVRLSRRFQICDEATGRTLVRAHTNFAVIALTSGRPRRMPQEFIEGYPVMWPAD, from the coding sequence ATGACTGCCCCTGCCTGGGACCATGAGAACCCCTACGTCGCGTCGTTCAAAGTTCAGGATGCCGACATTGATGCCTTTGGGCACGTCAACAACGCCGTCTATGTCCGCTGGATCAATGACGGCGCGTGGGAACACTCCAAATCACTCGGCCTCGACTTTGAAAAGTATCGCGAGCTGGATTCCGGCGTCATCGTTGTGCGCCATGAGATCGACTACAAGAGTTCTGCCATGCCCGGCGAGACCGCCCTGGTCGCCACCTGGATCAGCGCCAATGACGGGCGCGTGCGCCTCAGCCGCCGTTTTCAGATTTGCGATGAAGCCACCGGACGAACACTTGTGCGGGCGCACACCAACTTTGCCGTCATCGCCCTGACCTCAGGCCGACCCCGTCGCATGCCGCAGGAATTCATCGAAGGCTACCCGGTGATGTGGCCCGCCGACTGA
- a CDS encoding response regulator transcription factor has product MSNIRKILLVDDDDALRESLAEQLDLHQEFEVTTADKGTDAVKLAKDAHVDLVLLDVGLPDMDGREVCRLLRGQGVKCPIVMLTGHDSDADTILGLDSGANDYVTKPFRFGVLLARIRAQLRQHEQSEDAVFKIGPYTFKPAAKLLLEEEANKKVRLTEKETAILKYLYRSGDRVVGRDVLLHEVWGYNAGVTTHTLETHIYRLRQKIEADPSNAEILVTETGGYRLVP; this is encoded by the coding sequence ATGAGCAATATCCGGAAAATCCTTCTAGTCGACGATGACGACGCCCTGCGTGAATCCCTCGCCGAGCAGCTCGACCTGCATCAGGAATTTGAAGTCACCACCGCTGACAAAGGCACCGATGCCGTCAAGCTAGCAAAAGACGCCCATGTGGACCTCGTCCTCCTCGACGTTGGTCTTCCTGACATGGATGGCCGGGAGGTCTGTCGCCTGCTGCGTGGCCAGGGCGTGAAATGCCCGATTGTCATGCTGACCGGCCATGACTCTGACGCTGACACAATTCTGGGCCTTGATTCAGGTGCCAATGACTACGTCACCAAGCCGTTCCGCTTTGGGGTGCTGCTCGCGCGCATTCGTGCCCAGCTGCGCCAGCATGAGCAGAGCGAAGACGCTGTCTTCAAAATTGGACCATACACATTCAAGCCGGCGGCAAAGCTGCTGCTTGAAGAAGAAGCCAACAAGAAGGTGCGCCTCACGGAAAAAGAGACTGCGATCCTCAAATATCTGTATCGCTCCGGCGACCGTGTGGTTGGCCGCGACGTGCTGCTGCACGAGGTGTGGGGCTACAATGCGGGCGTCACGACGCACACGCTGGAAACGCACATCTATCGACTGCGCCAGAAGATCGAAGCCGATCCCTCAAACGCTGAGATACTTGTGACTGAAACGGGCGGCTACCGTCTGGTCCCGTAG